From Lonchura striata isolate bLonStr1 chromosome 3, bLonStr1.mat, whole genome shotgun sequence, one genomic window encodes:
- the TSTD1 gene encoding thiosulfate:glutathione sulfurtransferase, whose translation MALGGWWRAARALRAAGGGCSRAAAPGPTRRSLCAAAPPDLSYQELKDLKKANVLHIDVRERWEIDRFGKIPESINIPLGELMEALQMDPTEFKEQYNQKMPSKSDPVVFSCLAGTRSKQALGFATSLGFSRVQQYAGGFDDWVKHEPPEKK comes from the exons ATGGCGCTCGGGGGCTGGtggcgggcggcgcgggccctgcgggcggcgggcggcggctgcAGCCGGGCGGCAGCGCCTG GCCCCACCCGCCGCAGCCTCtgcgccgccgcgccgcccgacCTCTCCTACCAGGAGCTCAAAGACTTGAAGAAGGCCAACGTCCTTCACATTGACGTGCGGGAGAGGTGGGAGATCGACAGGTTTGGAAAGATCCCGGAGTCCATCAACATACCCC TGGGTGAATTAATGGAAGCTCTACAAATGGACCCAACAGAGTTCAAGGAGCAGTATAATCAAAAAATGCCATCCAAGTCAGACCCTGTGGTTTTCTCCTGTTTGGCAGGAACAAGAAGTAAACAAGCACTTGGTTTTGCCACATCCTTGGGTTTCAGCAG AGTTCAGCAGTATGCTGGTGGCTTTGACGACTGGGTAAAACATGAACCTCcagaaaagaaatga